Part of the Paenibacillus terrae HPL-003 genome is shown below.
GAAATGTAAAAGGAATGATGGTATTGATAACCCTTATTTTAATACTGGGAGGATGCCAAAAAGTGAATAAGGACGAAGATGCTGAACTGATTAGTAAAGCGAAGACTACGGCTGTCCAATATTTAAAGGAGAAATACAAACTAGACGTTGAAATCACATATGCTAAAAAAATGCCAACCTATGTAAACAGTAAAATTGATCTAAGGGGTCATGTTATTGGTCATGAAAAACAAGAGTTTTCCATTTCTGTAGATTATACTACTCAAAAAGCCTCTGGTCTTGGTATAAATCCTGAGTTAGAAAAAGTTCTTATCCAAAATGGGACTTATCCCAATACTCAAAATCATTTAGACAAGTAATAGATAGCTGGAGGTAATTACTATGGGTGACTCATCTCAAGTTAATGATGAAACTTATAAAATAATGTCAGAGGAAGCATATGGAAAATGGAAACCTGGTGAAAAGCCAGTAGAAAAACTTCCCGGCTGGAAAGTGTTAGACACGCTCGACCGTGAAGACTCAGGATTAGCGGCCACTACATTTTACAACGAAGAAACGAAACAGGCCGTTATTGCTTATCGTGGGACGGAAACAGATGATCCACAGGATTTGTATAACGATGCGACCCTCGCACTTCCTGAAATCAATCGGAAAATTAAAGATAGTTTAAATATTCATTCCGATGCCTACAACGAGAAGATGAAAGAAATGGATGATGCTTTAGGATTTACGGCACTGAATAACTGGATTAGTGAAAAAGAAAAGAGCGTAGACAAGGCTTTGTTTGGTAGCTCAAATCAGTTCTATCAAGCCGAAGACTATGCTAAGGATTTACAGAAGAAGTACAAAGACTATAATTTCTCGTTAACAGGACATTCGTTAGGGGGAGGAAATGCCCAGTATGTATCGGCTTATACGGGCTTGACCGCTGTTACGTTTAGCGCTCCTTCTGTCATTTCCAGTCTAACAACGGAATATCGGCACAAGGCCGAAAATGGTGAGTTTGACCATCAAATCACGAACTTTTTGCATCCGGGTGATATCATTGCCAGTGGTGCCTTTGGAGGTTACGATCTTCACGTTGGATCAGCTTACTATGTGGATTCTAATTATGAAGCAGCGAATAACGGAGTGGGTGTTAAAGAGAAAATTGACAACACGTTAAGCGGACCTGCTTATCACAAACTCGAACATTATGATTTTGAGAATGGCTATATATCTAATCCGCTGTACGATCCTGTAACGGGCGAACGAATCACGGAATCTCCGCGTATTCCATCCGATTTCAACCTGATGGCGACGGTGGACGGCTGGCTGCATCAATTGGGGCAGACCCTCACTCAATTTCAGAAAAATGCGCTCATAACGGCAGCTACCTCTGCCTCTGCGGGTACGATTCAGGTTATGCCAGAGCATTTACTCGCTGTAGCCGAAAAATGGAAGGCAAACGCGCAACAATGTGATGCAGATTTCCAGCGTGTCAGAGCAAGGCTTTCACGTTATTTGCACAGTAGTCAGAGCCGA
Proteins encoded:
- a CDS encoding lipase family protein; translated protein: MGDSSQVNDETYKIMSEEAYGKWKPGEKPVEKLPGWKVLDTLDREDSGLAATTFYNEETKQAVIAYRGTETDDPQDLYNDATLALPEINRKIKDSLNIHSDAYNEKMKEMDDALGFTALNNWISEKEKSVDKALFGSSNQFYQAEDYAKDLQKKYKDYNFSLTGHSLGGGNAQYVSAYTGLTAVTFSAPSVISSLTTEYRHKAENGEFDHQITNFLHPGDIIASGAFGGYDLHVGSAYYVDSNYEAANNGVGVKEKIDNTLSGPAYHKLEHYDFENGYISNPLYDPVTGERITESPRIPSDFNLMATVDGWLHQLGQTLTQFQKNALITAATSASAGTIQVMPEHLLAVAEKWKANAQQCDADFQRVRARLSRYLHSSQSRRLQPIVAQLDSSMTEFSQWHLQTTNEFLYYLEYKVEQFIQADIS